A window from Vulcanimicrobium alpinum encodes these proteins:
- a CDS encoding PEGA domain-containing protein: MLRRLAALAVCVVFLAAVPTGSIYVTTLPSGADVWVDGTYIGRSPLVLDALPAGRHTVGLAKPGWNAEQLDVSVVTGQTASSSTRLLRDKRSSGAGDGTIALHGMPYEAVWLDGAAANPGRDGTFSAPAGGHALIVRTAKGKITRLVTVWPQTRTDVVVQPDAAPVRPSIVAPADEYLPPSAVQVDGEKIVIRFGGHDLVGHLGSTTYRLDGRSAEYDAAPTLIGNRLYLPLVLLTEVSSSSSR; this comes from the coding sequence ATGCTCCGTCGCCTCGCGGCGCTGGCCGTGTGCGTCGTTTTTCTCGCGGCGGTCCCGACCGGCTCGATCTACGTGACGACCCTTCCCAGCGGCGCCGACGTCTGGGTCGACGGCACGTACATCGGCCGCAGTCCGCTCGTGCTCGACGCCCTCCCTGCGGGGCGGCATACGGTGGGCTTGGCAAAGCCGGGCTGGAACGCCGAGCAGCTCGACGTCAGCGTTGTCACCGGTCAGACGGCGTCGAGCTCGACGCGTCTGCTGCGCGACAAGCGCTCGTCCGGCGCCGGCGACGGGACGATCGCGCTGCACGGGATGCCCTACGAAGCGGTCTGGCTCGACGGCGCCGCGGCGAACCCCGGGCGCGACGGCACCTTCTCGGCCCCCGCGGGCGGCCACGCACTCATCGTGCGCACCGCCAAGGGAAAGATCACCCGCCTCGTCACGGTTTGGCCGCAGACCCGTACCGACGTCGTGGTCCAACCCGATGCAGCGCCGGTGCGCCCTTCGATCGTGGCGCCTGCCGACGAATACCTGCCCCCGTCGGCGGTGCAGGTCGACGGCGAGAAGATCGTGATTCGCTTCGGCGGGCACGACCTGGTCGGGCACTTGGGGTCGACGACCTACCGGCTCGACGGCCGCAGCGCCGAGTACGACGCGGCGCCGACGCTGATCGGAAACCGGCTCTACCTGCCCCTCGTGCTCCTCACGGAAGTCAGCAGCTCGTCGTCGCGGTGA
- the miaB gene encoding tRNA (N6-isopentenyl adenosine(37)-C2)-methylthiotransferase MiaB produces MAQIYIETHGCQMNEADSQDIARRAISAGFTLAERPEDASVLILNTCTVRDNAERRAYGRIAHWKAVKNADPTVKVVVTGCLAEQDKDRMQKIVPHVDGIFGTRELGALGDALAGWRAEYPDDAFTVDREIETIMGGAGEGIAGPYDFLRAYVNVQRGCSYYCTFCIVPHVRGRFDHRPMGEILAEVRAKAEAGAREITLVGQTVNAYKEPATGEDFADLLQAVCAIAPVERATFISSHPKDLNERLARVCATLPKMNSRFHLALQSGSNPMLRRMNRKYTIEEFLERVGTFARHNPSWAITTDLIAGFPGETEDDFQRTLDVCATNIFAQAFMFVYSPRRGTPAAVWHEKNPVDPKVAQERFLRMTAVQDASCSAYHERMVGTTVRALIHGVSRKDKTKLSAKTIDNVTVNFPAVEAVPDVARPWADVRIESASVWGVRGTCVGRAARYDGPADPVAAPVVDLLAV; encoded by the coding sequence ATGGCGCAGATCTACATCGAGACGCACGGCTGCCAGATGAACGAGGCCGATTCACAGGACATCGCGCGCCGCGCGATCTCCGCCGGCTTCACGCTGGCCGAGCGTCCCGAAGACGCCTCGGTGCTGATCCTCAACACGTGCACGGTACGCGACAACGCGGAACGGCGCGCCTACGGCCGGATCGCGCACTGGAAGGCGGTGAAGAATGCCGACCCCACGGTGAAGGTCGTCGTCACCGGATGCCTGGCGGAACAAGACAAAGACCGCATGCAGAAGATCGTCCCGCACGTCGACGGGATCTTCGGCACGCGCGAACTCGGTGCGCTCGGCGACGCGCTCGCCGGGTGGCGCGCGGAGTACCCCGACGACGCGTTCACCGTCGACCGCGAGATCGAGACGATCATGGGCGGTGCGGGTGAGGGAATCGCCGGCCCGTACGATTTCCTGCGCGCGTACGTCAACGTCCAGCGCGGCTGTTCGTACTATTGCACGTTCTGCATCGTCCCGCACGTGCGCGGCCGCTTCGACCACCGCCCGATGGGTGAGATCCTCGCCGAGGTCCGCGCGAAGGCCGAGGCCGGCGCGCGCGAGATCACGCTCGTCGGCCAGACCGTCAACGCGTACAAAGAGCCCGCGACCGGCGAAGATTTCGCGGACCTGCTGCAGGCGGTGTGCGCGATCGCGCCCGTCGAGCGCGCGACGTTCATCTCATCGCACCCCAAGGACCTCAACGAACGGCTCGCGCGCGTCTGCGCGACGCTGCCGAAGATGAACTCGCGCTTTCATCTCGCGCTGCAGTCGGGTTCCAACCCGATGCTGCGCCGGATGAACCGCAAGTACACGATCGAAGAGTTTCTGGAACGCGTCGGCACGTTCGCGCGCCACAATCCGTCGTGGGCGATCACGACGGACCTGATCGCCGGCTTCCCGGGCGAGACGGAAGACGATTTTCAGCGCACGCTCGACGTCTGCGCGACCAACATCTTCGCGCAGGCGTTCATGTTCGTGTACTCGCCGCGCCGTGGGACGCCGGCCGCGGTGTGGCACGAGAAGAACCCCGTTGACCCGAAGGTTGCGCAGGAGCGTTTCCTGCGCATGACGGCGGTGCAGGACGCGTCGTGCAGCGCCTATCACGAGCGCATGGTCGGGACGACGGTGCGCGCGCTGATCCACGGCGTCTCGCGCAAAGACAAGACGAAGCTGAGCGCCAAAACGATCGACAACGTCACCGTCAACTTCCCGGCGGTCGAAGCCGTTCCCGACGTCGCGCGGCCGTGGGCCGACGTGCGCATCGAATCGGCGTCGGTGTGGGGCGTTCGGGGGACGTGCGTCGGCCGCGCGGCGCGGTACGACGGGCCGGCCGACCCGGTCGCCGCGCCGGTGGTGGATCTGCTGGCCGTGTAG
- the mutS gene encoding DNA mismatch repair protein MutS, with amino-acid sequence MTTATAWSPMLEQYFGMKHRYPEAILLSRVGDFYEAYGDDAETIARALSIALTSKEAGAGRRIAMAGVPYHALDGYLAKLVAQRRVVALAEQLEAPVPNKLVRRDVVRVVTPGTLLEEHILDRSAHNYLAAITAFDDVIALAHADISTGHVGATAFDGESALDDALAEIGRLDPAELVADVPADVRAGIDDALQHAQTRIAPPVLVAVDTRARAAVDGFSLDASMAMHRALDTLGAYVRRVSVQQGGRDAFREPEFYRQATFLALDPNTRKHLELTRALGANAKATLLATIDRTRTAMGSRLLGRWLLAPLVSRDAIAARADCVEAFTRDAGRRIALHDVLDGCFDLERIAQKVRFRRALPRDLGSLRRTLALLDPIEDALREETLPPGLQGIAERIGAFADLHADLAATLRDELPATLADGNVIRAEASAELAECVLLRSDARSRIAALEERERERTGIKPLKVKYASAFGYAIEIPKAQLANVPADYTRKQTLANGERYVTPELRELDVAIASAESRQLRLEQALYEQLVDRIAERVDDLLVTAGALAELDAFCSLAQIAGERGYVRPAFVDDSVVEFVDGRHPVMEALLGSSFVPNDLRMSASGSRFILLTGPNMGGKSTYLRQTALLVVLAQIGSFVPARAARLGVVDRIFTRIGAGDDLASGQSTFYIEMAEAANILRRATDRSLLLIDEIGRGTGTVDGLAIAQAICEYLLEREGRAPMVLFATHFHELVALADRWPLVANFHITAVESTRGGAPVFSHRVLPGSSSRSFGIEVARMAGLPPTVVARAREIAGALEGRPTLEAAVPLRGKLAKPAIIEQPLLFDP; translated from the coding sequence ATGACGACGGCCACCGCGTGGTCGCCGATGCTCGAGCAATATTTCGGGATGAAGCACCGCTATCCGGAGGCGATTTTGCTCTCCCGGGTCGGCGACTTCTACGAAGCGTACGGTGACGACGCGGAGACGATCGCGCGCGCGCTCTCGATCGCGCTGACGTCGAAAGAAGCGGGCGCCGGACGGCGCATCGCGATGGCCGGCGTCCCCTATCACGCGCTCGACGGCTACCTGGCGAAGCTCGTCGCGCAGCGCCGCGTCGTCGCGCTCGCCGAGCAGCTCGAGGCGCCGGTGCCGAACAAGCTCGTGCGGCGCGACGTCGTGCGCGTCGTGACGCCGGGGACCCTGCTCGAAGAACACATCCTCGACCGCTCGGCGCACAACTACCTCGCGGCGATCACCGCCTTCGACGACGTCATCGCGCTCGCGCACGCCGATATCTCGACCGGCCACGTCGGCGCGACGGCGTTCGACGGCGAATCGGCACTCGACGACGCGCTCGCCGAGATCGGCCGGCTCGATCCGGCGGAACTCGTCGCCGACGTCCCGGCCGACGTGCGCGCGGGGATCGACGATGCGCTGCAGCACGCGCAGACCCGGATTGCGCCGCCGGTGCTCGTCGCCGTCGACACTCGCGCGCGAGCGGCGGTCGACGGCTTCTCGCTCGACGCGTCGATGGCGATGCACCGGGCGCTCGATACCCTCGGCGCGTACGTGCGGCGGGTCAGCGTGCAGCAGGGCGGACGCGACGCGTTCCGCGAGCCGGAGTTTTACCGTCAAGCGACGTTTCTCGCGCTCGATCCCAACACGCGCAAACACCTCGAGCTCACGCGCGCGCTCGGCGCGAACGCGAAGGCGACGTTGCTCGCGACGATCGACCGCACGCGCACCGCGATGGGCTCGCGCCTGCTGGGCCGCTGGCTGCTCGCGCCGCTCGTCTCGCGCGACGCGATCGCCGCCCGAGCCGACTGCGTCGAAGCGTTCACCCGCGATGCCGGCCGGCGCATCGCACTGCATGACGTGCTCGACGGCTGTTTCGACCTCGAGCGGATCGCGCAGAAGGTCCGCTTTCGCCGTGCGCTCCCGCGCGATCTGGGCTCGCTGCGTCGGACGCTCGCGCTGCTCGATCCGATCGAGGATGCGCTGCGCGAGGAGACGCTTCCGCCGGGGCTGCAGGGGATCGCCGAGCGCATCGGCGCGTTCGCCGATCTCCACGCCGATCTCGCCGCGACGCTGCGCGACGAACTCCCCGCGACGCTCGCCGACGGCAACGTCATCCGAGCCGAGGCGTCCGCCGAACTCGCCGAATGCGTCTTGCTCCGCAGCGACGCGCGGTCGCGCATCGCCGCTCTCGAGGAGCGCGAGCGCGAGCGCACCGGGATCAAGCCGCTCAAGGTGAAGTACGCCTCGGCATTCGGGTACGCGATCGAGATCCCGAAGGCGCAGTTGGCGAACGTCCCGGCCGACTACACGCGCAAGCAGACGCTGGCGAACGGCGAGCGCTACGTGACGCCCGAACTGCGCGAGCTCGACGTCGCGATCGCGTCGGCGGAATCGCGCCAGCTTCGGCTTGAGCAGGCGCTCTACGAGCAGCTCGTCGACCGCATCGCTGAACGTGTCGACGATCTGCTCGTGACGGCCGGCGCGCTCGCGGAGCTCGATGCGTTCTGTTCGCTCGCGCAGATCGCCGGCGAACGCGGCTACGTGCGGCCCGCGTTCGTCGACGACAGCGTCGTCGAGTTCGTCGACGGGCGGCATCCGGTGATGGAGGCGCTGCTCGGCTCGTCGTTCGTCCCCAACGATCTGCGGATGAGCGCGTCCGGATCGCGCTTTATCTTGCTGACCGGGCCCAACATGGGCGGGAAGTCGACCTATCTGCGGCAGACGGCCCTGCTCGTCGTGCTCGCGCAGATCGGGTCGTTCGTCCCCGCGCGCGCCGCGCGCCTCGGCGTCGTCGACCGCATTTTCACCCGTATCGGCGCCGGCGACGACCTCGCGTCGGGGCAGTCGACCTTCTACATCGAGATGGCCGAGGCGGCGAACATCCTGCGCCGCGCGACCGATCGCAGTCTGCTGCTGATCGACGAGATCGGCCGGGGGACGGGGACGGTCGACGGGCTCGCGATCGCGCAGGCGATCTGCGAGTACCTGCTCGAGCGCGAGGGGCGCGCGCCGATGGTGCTGTTCGCGACGCACTTCCACGAACTCGTCGCGCTTGCCGACCGGTGGCCGCTGGTGGCGAACTTCCACATCACGGCGGTCGAGAGCACGCGCGGCGGCGCACCGGTGTTCTCGCATCGCGTGCTGCCGGGGTCGTCGTCGCGCTCGTTCGGGATCGAGGTCGCCCGGATGGCGGGATTGCCGCCGACGGTCGTCGCGCGCGCCCGCGAGATCGCCGGCGCGCTCGAAGGTCGCCCGACGCTCGAGGCGGCCGTTCCGCTGCGCGGCAAGCTCGCGAAGCCGGCGATCATCGAGCAGCCGCTTCTCTTCGATCCGTGA
- a CDS encoding mechanosensitive ion channel family protein → MTVLTAETAAALAWIAGAAVAGIVVHRIVYALLGRWARRDDGALATAIVRRTDRPSAYILPLVCILAVVPYLTIPPAWSDGVEHATQVFTIAAFAWTVIALIRLAADLAIARQPIGEDVFRIARQFATRVAILSRTAIIIVVIVAFGAVLMTFPTIRAFGTTLLASAGVAGLVVGLAARPLFENLVAGVQLALTQPIRLDDAVVVEKQQGRIEQIHATYVVVRFRDARRMMLPLTYFINTPFENWSRRDDELVGEVLIFADYGIDIGALRAALPELVGRSGLWDGKIATVDIADFTDRAVQLRVSVSARGADELFDLRNAVREALLDYVNGERHTALPRARNETVTQPVPPPA, encoded by the coding sequence GTGACCGTGCTGACCGCGGAGACGGCGGCGGCGCTGGCGTGGATCGCCGGGGCCGCGGTCGCCGGCATCGTCGTGCATCGCATCGTCTACGCGCTGCTCGGGCGCTGGGCGCGGCGCGACGACGGCGCGCTCGCAACGGCGATCGTCCGCCGCACCGATCGGCCGTCGGCGTATATCCTGCCGCTGGTGTGCATCCTCGCGGTCGTCCCGTATCTCACGATCCCGCCCGCATGGAGCGACGGCGTCGAACACGCGACGCAGGTCTTCACGATCGCAGCGTTCGCGTGGACGGTGATCGCGCTGATCCGGCTCGCCGCCGATCTCGCGATCGCACGCCAGCCGATCGGCGAAGACGTCTTCCGGATCGCGCGGCAGTTCGCGACGCGGGTCGCGATCCTCAGCCGCACCGCGATCATCATCGTCGTGATCGTCGCGTTCGGTGCGGTGCTGATGACGTTCCCGACGATCCGTGCGTTCGGGACGACGCTGCTCGCATCGGCCGGCGTCGCCGGGCTCGTCGTCGGCCTCGCCGCCCGGCCGCTGTTCGAAAACCTCGTAGCCGGCGTGCAGCTCGCGCTCACCCAGCCGATCCGGCTCGACGACGCGGTCGTCGTGGAAAAACAGCAGGGCCGCATCGAGCAGATCCACGCGACGTACGTCGTCGTGCGGTTCCGCGACGCGCGGCGAATGATGCTGCCGCTGACGTACTTCATAAACACGCCGTTCGAAAACTGGAGCCGGCGCGACGACGAACTGGTCGGCGAGGTGCTGATCTTTGCTGACTACGGGATCGACATCGGCGCGCTGCGTGCCGCGCTTCCCGAACTCGTCGGGCGCTCCGGGCTGTGGGACGGGAAGATCGCGACGGTCGACATCGCCGATTTCACCGATCGTGCGGTGCAGCTGCGCGTTTCGGTGAGCGCGCGCGGGGCCGACGAACTGTTCGATCTGCGGAATGCCGTCCGCGAAGCGCTGCTCGACTACGTGAACGGCGAGCGGCACACCGCGCTGCCGCGCGCGCGCAACGAGACCGTCACCCAGCCGGTGCCGCCGCCGGCCTGA
- a CDS encoding mechanosensitive ion channel family protein, with product MDRIVFLTPTQLQAIVALAWVLLAIAAGVLVHRVVYWVFRRWAKHQSAFANAVVRQTSRPAAYILPLLAILLVVPELALPERWSSTTVHATGLLAIAALAWTLIATIRLWADIAVARHRLDVEDNLLARQLGTRVDILSRAAITLIVIVAVGMMLMTFPTIRTIGTTLLASAGVAGIVIGLAARPLFENLVAGIQLALTQPIRIDDVVIVEKQYGRIEEIYSTYVVVRLWDLRRLVVPLSYFITTPFENWTRRTANLMGEMYVFADWTLDVAALRAELPEIVARSPLWDKQFQNLQVTDATERGMQIRALVTARNSGDLFDLRCVVREGIIAYIREQQPHAFPRLRVEDPETTDAARTADAVRIAAAAAQPEPVKGDV from the coding sequence ATGGACCGGATCGTCTTCTTGACGCCCACGCAGCTGCAGGCGATCGTCGCGCTGGCCTGGGTGCTGCTTGCGATCGCCGCCGGCGTGCTGGTACACCGCGTCGTGTACTGGGTGTTTCGCCGCTGGGCGAAGCACCAGAGCGCGTTCGCCAATGCGGTGGTGCGGCAGACGAGCCGTCCCGCCGCGTACATCCTGCCGCTGCTGGCGATTTTGCTCGTCGTCCCGGAACTGGCATTGCCGGAACGCTGGTCCTCGACGACCGTGCACGCGACCGGCCTGCTGGCGATCGCGGCCCTCGCCTGGACGCTGATCGCGACGATCCGGTTGTGGGCCGACATCGCCGTCGCGCGCCATCGCCTCGACGTCGAGGACAACCTGCTCGCGCGCCAGCTCGGCACGCGGGTCGACATCCTGAGCCGGGCAGCGATCACGCTCATCGTCATCGTCGCGGTGGGGATGATGCTGATGACGTTCCCGACGATCCGCACGATCGGAACGACCCTGCTCGCATCGGCCGGCGTCGCGGGGATCGTGATCGGGCTCGCGGCGCGGCCGCTGTTCGAGAATCTCGTCGCCGGGATCCAGCTCGCGCTCACCCAGCCGATCCGCATCGACGACGTCGTGATCGTCGAGAAGCAGTACGGCCGCATCGAGGAGATTTACTCGACGTATGTCGTCGTGCGGCTGTGGGATCTGCGCCGGCTCGTCGTCCCGCTCAGCTACTTCATCACCACGCCGTTCGAGAACTGGACGCGGCGCACGGCGAACCTGATGGGCGAAATGTACGTGTTCGCCGATTGGACCCTCGACGTCGCGGCGCTGCGCGCCGAGCTGCCGGAGATCGTCGCGCGGTCGCCGCTGTGGGACAAGCAGTTTCAGAACCTGCAAGTGACCGACGCGACCGAACGCGGGATGCAGATCCGCGCCCTCGTCACCGCGCGCAACTCCGGCGATCTCTTCGACTTACGCTGCGTCGTGCGCGAAGGGATCATCGCGTACATCCGCGAGCAGCAGCCTCACGCATTTCCGCGGCTGCGCGTCGAGGATCCGGAGACCACCGATGC